In Chitinispirillum alkaliphilum, a genomic segment contains:
- a CDS encoding integrase, translated as MDENRREQVALFRFSVIGSLISGELCHGELKKRIRELSDRRYIIPHSHKTRIAPGTIEDWLYAYRQKGLEGLKPKHRSDSGGDKMIKAAFSLKDLPFTKEISTADLFMHSQFKEFTSRLSLLCENMEIGMFTGDFYMHNPYKFSIQAIDKQIYSYR; from the coding sequence ATGGATGAGAACAGAAGAGAACAGGTGGCCCTGTTCCGTTTCTCTGTAATCGGTTCGCTTATCTCTGGTGAACTATGTCACGGAGAGCTCAAAAAACGTATCCGTGAGCTGTCGGACAGGCGCTATATTATTCCCCACAGCCATAAAACCCGCATCGCCCCGGGTACCATTGAAGACTGGCTCTATGCCTACAGGCAAAAAGGTCTTGAGGGGCTAAAACCAAAACACAGAAGTGACAGCGGTGGAGACAAAATGATAAAAGCAGCCTTCAGCCTTAAAGACCTTCCCTTTACCAAAGAAATCAGCACAGCCGACCTGTTCATGCATTCTCAGTTTAAGGAATTCACCTCCAGACTATCTCTTCTGTGTGAAAACATGGAAATCGGGATGTTTACCGGTGATTTTTATATGCATAATCCGTATAAATTTTCAATACAGGCAATCGATAAACAAATATATTCCTACAGATAG
- a CDS encoding Helicase, SNF2/RAD54 family, translating into MPQHLVTSVLFDSTLSLEWEESVLKNNPARSKIEDLIVGSFKRRTAENPSLWLLILGLSPEHIPLSQSLSFWREFSYTWIHKLRTQPDIEDKRENVINVFDKSEGSGYLKRIPAMVGIDLIDLDFLGSVWDSLTRSFSKGIKSYKGSVEEYFASIHPDPQHIDRIHFHLVENVKDANKPFAFMATYSTRIDSTGRTTHLPLKHAFKEYHGHNDKLLQLLSTVKKVSRKNSFIESIVSSGEIFQVIGLTSTEAMGFLEGVVDFESAGILCRIPKWWKGAKKKASVSLSLGNKKPSKIGIDGMLDFKPEIILDGETISEAEVKRIIEAAEGLVLLKGKWVPVDTKSLERTLAVLREAKKLSKTESLTFSDAIRILMGSKVESKVGALSDSQIACGEWLSTVFEKMKNPQMVRLSKPSSNLRADLRHYQQHGLNWLSFMQSLGFGQCLADDMGLGKTIQILAHLQKLKQKERTSLIIVPASLLENWRKEIEKFTPDLNVVTIHPQEKQNGSMDEICSDIKKYDIAITTYGMLSRCVWLKEHNWFYIICDEAQAIKNPGTNQTKSVKALKSKNRCVITGTPVENRLSDLWSIFDFINPGLLGSFKEFKEFSKKVDKEPELFGQLRQVVHPYILRRSKKDKSIINDLPDKVEMKTWCTLSSHQILLYEQLISKMEDDLKTAEGIKRKGLVISCLMKCKQICNHPDHYTGSGEYGREKSGKFRRLAELCETIYEKREKVLIFTQFAEIIEPLSFFLESIFGAPGLTLSGSTSMKKRKEAVEKFQSRDYFPYFILSLKAGGVGLNLTEANHVIHFDRWWNPAVENQATDRAYRIGQKKNVIVHKFICKGTVEEKIDALIEDKKNLAEEIIPSSAENWITELDDKQIGEMFKLTISSKDIY; encoded by the coding sequence ATGCCTCAACATCTTGTAACCTCTGTACTATTTGACAGCACATTATCATTAGAGTGGGAAGAAAGCGTCCTTAAGAATAACCCAGCAAGGTCAAAAATAGAAGATTTGATAGTTGGTTCTTTTAAAAGGCGAACAGCGGAAAACCCTTCATTATGGCTTTTGATACTTGGATTATCACCTGAACATATCCCGTTATCACAATCATTATCTTTTTGGCGTGAATTTTCATATACCTGGATACACAAGTTACGAACCCAACCAGATATAGAGGATAAAAGGGAAAATGTTATAAATGTTTTTGATAAATCAGAAGGATCAGGATATTTAAAGCGCATACCAGCAATGGTTGGAATAGATCTGATAGATTTGGATTTTCTTGGTAGTGTTTGGGATTCACTTACAAGGTCTTTTTCAAAAGGAATAAAATCTTATAAAGGTTCTGTTGAAGAATATTTTGCAAGTATACATCCGGACCCACAGCATATAGACCGAATACATTTTCATCTTGTGGAAAATGTAAAAGACGCAAACAAGCCATTTGCGTTTATGGCTACATATTCAACACGTATTGATAGTACTGGGCGTACTACTCACCTACCATTGAAGCATGCTTTCAAGGAGTATCATGGTCACAACGACAAACTTCTCCAACTACTATCGACTGTAAAAAAAGTTTCAAGAAAAAATAGTTTTATTGAATCTATTGTTAGTTCTGGAGAAATTTTCCAGGTCATTGGTCTTACGTCAACAGAGGCTATGGGTTTTCTTGAAGGTGTTGTGGATTTTGAATCTGCAGGAATTTTGTGTCGAATTCCCAAATGGTGGAAAGGGGCAAAGAAGAAAGCTTCAGTATCACTTTCGTTAGGAAACAAAAAGCCATCAAAAATCGGTATAGATGGTATGCTGGATTTTAAGCCGGAGATAATTTTGGATGGCGAAACAATTAGTGAAGCAGAAGTTAAAAGAATAATTGAGGCAGCTGAAGGGTTAGTCTTACTAAAGGGAAAGTGGGTGCCAGTTGATACAAAATCATTGGAAAGGACTCTTGCTGTACTTAGGGAGGCGAAAAAATTATCCAAAACTGAGTCACTTACTTTCTCGGATGCTATTCGTATTTTAATGGGTTCAAAAGTGGAAAGTAAAGTTGGTGCTTTATCTGATTCTCAGATAGCATGTGGCGAATGGTTAAGTACTGTGTTTGAGAAGATGAAAAACCCTCAGATGGTACGCCTATCAAAACCATCCTCAAACCTCAGGGCGGATCTTCGTCATTATCAGCAGCATGGTCTCAATTGGCTCAGCTTTATGCAATCGCTTGGTTTTGGTCAGTGCCTTGCCGATGATATGGGTTTGGGAAAAACAATTCAGATACTTGCGCACCTTCAAAAGTTGAAGCAAAAAGAACGTACAAGTCTTATTATAGTTCCGGCTTCTCTGTTGGAAAATTGGCGTAAAGAGATTGAAAAATTTACACCCGATTTAAATGTCGTAACAATTCATCCTCAGGAAAAACAAAATGGATCAATGGATGAGATTTGCTCTGATATAAAAAAATATGATATTGCTATAACAACCTATGGCATGCTATCACGCTGTGTCTGGTTAAAAGAACATAATTGGTTCTATATTATCTGTGATGAAGCACAGGCGATTAAGAACCCGGGTACAAATCAGACAAAAAGTGTAAAAGCACTGAAATCAAAAAATCGATGTGTTATTACCGGAACACCGGTAGAAAACAGACTGAGCGATCTATGGTCTATTTTCGATTTTATTAATCCCGGATTACTTGGGTCATTTAAAGAGTTTAAAGAGTTTTCGAAAAAGGTAGATAAAGAGCCTGAGCTTTTTGGACAGTTACGACAAGTAGTACACCCATATATTCTTCGTCGATCGAAAAAAGATAAGTCTATCATAAATGATCTTCCCGACAAAGTTGAAATGAAAACCTGGTGTACCCTTTCAAGTCATCAGATACTTCTTTATGAGCAGTTAATATCTAAAATGGAAGATGATCTAAAAACGGCTGAGGGTATAAAACGTAAAGGTTTAGTGATATCTTGTCTTATGAAATGTAAGCAAATTTGTAATCATCCTGACCACTATACCGGAAGTGGAGAGTATGGAAGGGAAAAAAGTGGTAAGTTCAGGCGACTTGCTGAATTGTGCGAAACTATATATGAAAAACGTGAAAAAGTTCTTATTTTTACTCAATTTGCAGAAATTATCGAACCACTTTCCTTTTTTCTTGAAAGTATATTTGGAGCACCTGGTTTGACATTAAGCGGATCCACTTCAATGAAAAAAAGAAAAGAGGCTGTGGAGAAGTTTCAAAGCCGTGATTATTTCCCCTACTTTATTCTTTCACTCAAAGCTGGTGGAGTAGGATTGAATCTTACAGAAGCTAACCATGTAATTCATTTTGACCGCTGGTGGAATCCGGCTGTAGAAAATCAGGCGACAGACAGGGCGTACCGAATCGGACAGAAGAAAAATGTTATTGTACATAAGTTTATTTGCAAAGGGACTGTTGAAGAAAAGATAGATGCGCTTATAGAAGATAAGAAAAACCTTGCAGAAGAAATTATTCCATCATCTGCTGAAAATTGGATTACTGAACTCGATGATAAACAGATTGGAGAAATGTTTAAACTGACAATTTCTTCAAAAGATATCTACTGA